The proteins below are encoded in one region of Tomitella fengzijianii:
- the rpmE gene encoding 50S ribosomal protein L31 has translation MKTGIHPEYVATTVVCGCGNTFETMSTKEDGRINVEVCSKCHPFYTGKQKILDTGGRVARFEARYGKRTKGSSAK, from the coding sequence ATGAAGACTGGCATCCACCCCGAGTACGTCGCGACGACAGTCGTGTGCGGCTGCGGAAACACGTTCGAGACCATGAGCACCAAGGAAGACGGGCGTATCAACGTCGAGGTCTGCTCCAAGTGCCACCCGTTCTACACCGGCAAGCAGAAGATCCTCGACACCGGCGGCCGAGTCGCCCGCTTCGAGGCGCGCTACGGCAAGCGCACCAAGGGTTCTTCCGCCAAGTAG
- the lysA gene encoding diaminopimelate decarboxylase: MNAHPAGEGHVEPAHADGLPERPADAEEAGRIPAKVWPRGCARGRDGEVRLAGVPVTALAAEFGTPLFVVDEDDFRGRCREMAAAFGGAANVHYASKAFLSAEIARWVADEGLSLDIASGGELAVALHGGFPAGRITMHGNNKSVQELGAAVAAGVGHVVVDSMQEIVRLDDVAGQAGVVQDVLVRVTVGVEAHTHEFIATAHEDQKFGFSLSSGDAMEAVRAVFAAQNLRLVGLHSHIGSQIFEIDGFELAAHRVIGLLGRIVEEFGAERTRRLDTVDLGGGLGISYTPAENPPPVAELAAKLTEIVASEAAAAGLPAPRLTVEPGRAIAGPGTVTLYEVGTVKPVTVGSGSQRRYISVDGGMSDNIRTALYDAEYDVRLVSRASAAEPAVSRVVGKHCESGDIVVRNAWLPEDLAPGDLLGVAATGAYCYSMSSRYNLITRPAVVAVRDGAARLILRRETVDDLLSLEV; encoded by the coding sequence GTGAACGCGCACCCGGCAGGAGAAGGACACGTGGAACCAGCGCACGCGGACGGACTACCCGAGCGCCCGGCGGATGCGGAGGAGGCCGGGCGGATCCCGGCGAAGGTGTGGCCGCGCGGTTGCGCACGGGGCCGGGACGGCGAGGTGCGTCTCGCGGGCGTCCCGGTGACGGCGCTCGCGGCCGAGTTCGGCACCCCGCTGTTCGTCGTCGACGAGGACGACTTCCGGGGCCGCTGCCGGGAGATGGCCGCGGCCTTCGGCGGCGCCGCCAACGTGCATTACGCGTCCAAGGCGTTCCTTTCGGCGGAGATCGCACGCTGGGTGGCCGACGAGGGGCTGTCGCTGGACATCGCCTCCGGCGGCGAACTGGCGGTGGCGCTGCACGGGGGGTTTCCCGCCGGCCGGATCACCATGCACGGGAACAACAAGTCCGTGCAGGAGCTCGGCGCAGCGGTCGCGGCGGGCGTCGGCCACGTCGTCGTCGACTCGATGCAGGAGATCGTGCGGCTCGACGATGTGGCCGGGCAGGCGGGCGTGGTCCAGGACGTGCTGGTCCGAGTGACAGTGGGCGTGGAGGCGCATACCCACGAGTTCATCGCGACAGCACACGAGGATCAGAAGTTCGGGTTCTCCCTGTCGTCGGGAGACGCGATGGAGGCCGTGCGTGCGGTTTTCGCGGCGCAGAATCTGCGTCTGGTGGGGCTGCACAGCCATATCGGCTCGCAGATCTTCGAGATCGACGGTTTCGAGCTCGCCGCGCACCGCGTGATCGGGCTGCTCGGCAGAATCGTCGAGGAATTCGGTGCGGAGCGCACCCGGCGGCTCGACACCGTCGACCTGGGTGGCGGCCTGGGCATCTCCTACACGCCGGCCGAGAACCCGCCGCCGGTCGCGGAACTCGCCGCGAAGTTGACGGAGATCGTCGCATCGGAGGCTGCCGCGGCCGGGCTGCCGGCGCCCCGGCTCACCGTCGAGCCCGGACGGGCGATCGCGGGGCCGGGTACGGTTACGCTGTACGAGGTCGGCACGGTCAAGCCGGTGACGGTCGGGTCCGGTTCGCAACGCCGCTACATCAGCGTCGACGGCGGCATGAGCGACAACATCCGCACTGCGCTGTACGACGCCGAGTACGACGTACGCCTCGTCTCGCGCGCGTCGGCGGCCGAGCCTGCCGTATCCCGAGTCGTGGGCAAGCACTGCGAGTCCGGGGACATCGTGGTGCGCAACGCCTGGTTGCCCGAGGACCTCGCCCCGGGAGATCTGCTCGGCGTCGCGGCCACGGGCGCTTACTGTTATTCGATGTCCAGTCGGTACAACTTGATCACCCGTCCCGCGGTGGTGGCCGTGCGCGACGGTGCGGCGCGGCTGATCCTGCGCCGGGAAACCGTGGACGACCTGCTCAGCTTGGAGGTTTAA
- the thrC gene encoding threonine synthase, translating to MSTQHTPVHRAWPGLIEAYRDRLAIGEGWDPVTLFEGGTPLVPAPHLSEATGCQAYLKVEGLNPTGSFKDRGMTMAVTDARARGQRAVLCASTGNTSASAAAYATRAGMTCAVLVPSGKIAMGKLAQAVMHGAKIIQVDGNFDDCLELARKTTSEYQSIGLVNSVNPVRIEGQKTAAFEICDVLGEAPDIHALPVGNAGNITAYWRGYSEYQADGVTGKRPRMLGVQAAGAAPLVSGAPVKNPETIATAIRIGAPASWNGAVAAKEESGGQFRAATDDEILAAYRFIAGREGVFVEPASAASVAGVLAAAEDGWLKPGQTLVCTVTGNGLKDPDTALLGMPEVKPIGVDPVAVAAALDLA from the coding sequence ATGAGCACCCAGCACACCCCAGTCCATCGCGCGTGGCCCGGACTGATCGAGGCCTACCGGGACCGTCTGGCCATCGGGGAGGGGTGGGACCCGGTCACCCTGTTCGAGGGTGGGACACCGCTCGTGCCGGCGCCGCACCTCTCGGAGGCCACCGGCTGCCAGGCCTACCTCAAGGTCGAGGGCCTCAACCCCACCGGGTCGTTCAAGGACCGCGGGATGACCATGGCGGTCACCGATGCGCGCGCTCGCGGTCAGCGTGCAGTGCTGTGCGCCTCGACGGGCAACACGTCCGCGTCCGCGGCCGCCTACGCGACCCGGGCGGGGATGACCTGCGCAGTGCTGGTGCCCTCCGGCAAGATCGCGATGGGGAAGCTGGCGCAGGCGGTCATGCACGGCGCCAAGATCATCCAGGTGGACGGCAACTTCGACGACTGCCTCGAACTGGCCCGCAAGACCACCAGCGAGTATCAGAGCATCGGGCTGGTCAACTCGGTCAATCCGGTGCGCATCGAGGGGCAGAAGACAGCCGCGTTCGAGATCTGCGACGTGTTGGGCGAGGCGCCGGATATCCACGCACTGCCGGTCGGCAACGCCGGCAATATCACCGCGTACTGGCGCGGATACAGCGAATATCAGGCGGACGGCGTCACCGGGAAGCGCCCGCGGATGCTCGGGGTGCAGGCCGCGGGCGCAGCGCCGCTGGTATCGGGCGCTCCTGTGAAGAATCCCGAAACCATCGCCACGGCCATCCGCATCGGAGCGCCGGCGTCATGGAACGGTGCAGTGGCGGCGAAGGAGGAGTCGGGGGGACAGTTCCGTGCGGCCACGGACGACGAGATCCTGGCCGCGTACCGGTTCATCGCCGGCCGTGAGGGCGTGTTCGTCGAGCCCGCCTCCGCCGCGAGCGTCGCCGGCGTGCTGGCGGCCGCAGAGGACGGGTGGCTCAAGCCGGGGCAGACCCTGGTGTGCACGGTGACCGGGAACGGTCTCAAGGATCCCGACACGGCGTTGCTGGGGATGCCCGAGGTCAAGCCGATCGGCGTCGATCCGGTCGCGGTGGCCGCGGCGTTGGACCTGGCCTGA
- the prmC gene encoding peptide chain release factor N(5)-glutamine methyltransferase, protein MTRRPLRLAIIAAAEELASEGVPDPRIDAEILAAHVAGVQRSRLGLVPLVDEEVLVRYRELVALRATRVPLQHILGSAPLGPIDVAVGPGVFTPRFETELLFAWAIAGLRRWDAAQAGDGATEGRRQPPARTHPVVLDLCTGSGALALAIAHERQDAEVHAVELDTAALAWARRNADSRARAGDTPIHLHQGDVTDWDLLARLEGRVDVIVANPPYVPDATRVDVEVRDHDPARAVFAGPDGLDVIRPMVANIARWLRIDGIVGVEHDATNGDATADLFRARRVFDDVSQESDLVGRPRFVVARRAATAAEAQWWR, encoded by the coding sequence ATGACCCGCAGACCGCTCCGCCTCGCGATCATCGCTGCTGCGGAGGAACTCGCGTCCGAAGGCGTCCCGGATCCCCGGATCGATGCCGAGATCCTCGCGGCGCACGTGGCCGGGGTGCAGCGGTCGCGTCTCGGGCTGGTGCCGTTGGTCGACGAGGAAGTTCTAGTCCGGTATCGGGAGTTGGTCGCCCTGCGTGCCACGCGGGTGCCGCTCCAGCACATCCTGGGCAGCGCACCCCTCGGCCCGATCGACGTCGCAGTGGGGCCGGGCGTCTTCACCCCGCGGTTCGAGACGGAACTGCTGTTCGCCTGGGCGATCGCGGGGCTTCGGCGCTGGGATGCTGCGCAGGCCGGCGACGGGGCGACGGAAGGACGCCGGCAGCCTCCCGCACGCACGCATCCTGTGGTCCTCGACCTGTGCACGGGTTCGGGGGCGCTTGCCCTGGCGATCGCGCACGAGCGGCAGGATGCCGAGGTGCATGCTGTGGAGTTGGACACCGCGGCGCTCGCGTGGGCCCGGCGGAACGCCGATTCCCGGGCGCGGGCGGGTGACACGCCCATCCACCTGCATCAGGGGGATGTCACGGACTGGGACCTGCTGGCGCGGCTCGAGGGGCGCGTCGATGTGATCGTGGCCAACCCGCCCTATGTTCCGGACGCGACGCGGGTGGATGTGGAAGTACGCGACCACGACCCGGCGCGGGCGGTTTTCGCCGGGCCGGACGGGCTGGACGTGATCCGGCCGATGGTCGCCAATATCGCCAGGTGGCTGAGGATCGACGGCATCGTGGGGGTCGAGCACGACGCCACCAATGGCGACGCCACCGCCGACCTCTTCCGGGCCCGCAGGGTCTTCGACGACGTGTCCCAGGAATCGGACCTCGTCGGCAGACCACGCTTCGTGGTGGCGAGGCGCGCCGCAACGGCGGCCGAGGCGCAATGGTGGCGGTGA
- the prfA gene encoding peptide chain release factor 1, whose amino-acid sequence MSAMRQPSAIDDILAEHAGLQQQMSDPSLHDDPTAARRVAKRFAQLSPMIAVHDRLVAARVDLEAARELAAEDAAFAQEALALEASVEELDAQLTDLLAPRDPHDGDDVVLELKSGEGGEESALFASDLARMYLRYAEQCGWKVEVLGASVSDLGGYKEATLSIKSRGDGPDGVWSRLKFEGGVHRVQRVPVTESQGRVHTSAAGVLVYPEPEEVEDVVIDDSDIRVDVYRSSGKGGQGVNTTDSAVRITHLPTGIVVTCQNERSQLQNKARAMQVLAARLRAAAEEAAQAEAAEDRHNQIRTVDRSERIRTYNFPENRIADHRIGFKAHNLDAVLDGELGPLLDALGQADRDARVQAE is encoded by the coding sequence ATGAGCGCGATGCGGCAGCCGTCGGCGATCGACGACATCCTTGCCGAACATGCAGGTCTGCAGCAGCAGATGTCCGACCCGTCGCTGCACGACGATCCGACGGCCGCCCGCCGAGTGGCCAAGCGATTCGCGCAGCTTTCGCCGATGATCGCGGTGCATGACCGTCTGGTGGCCGCCCGCGTCGATCTCGAGGCGGCGCGTGAACTGGCGGCGGAGGATGCGGCGTTCGCGCAGGAAGCACTGGCGTTGGAGGCCAGCGTCGAAGAGCTCGACGCGCAACTGACGGACTTGCTCGCACCCCGCGATCCCCACGACGGGGACGACGTCGTGCTGGAGCTCAAGAGCGGTGAGGGCGGCGAGGAGTCCGCGCTGTTCGCCTCCGACCTGGCGCGGATGTACCTGCGGTATGCCGAGCAGTGCGGCTGGAAGGTCGAAGTACTCGGCGCCTCCGTCTCCGATCTGGGCGGATACAAGGAGGCGACGTTGTCGATCAAATCGCGCGGCGACGGGCCCGACGGTGTCTGGTCGCGCTTGAAGTTCGAGGGGGGCGTCCACCGAGTGCAGCGAGTGCCGGTCACGGAGTCTCAGGGGCGCGTTCATACCTCGGCGGCCGGTGTTCTGGTCTACCCGGAGCCTGAAGAGGTCGAAGATGTCGTGATCGACGATTCCGACATCCGGGTCGATGTCTACCGCTCGTCGGGGAAAGGCGGCCAGGGGGTGAACACCACGGACTCGGCCGTGCGCATCACGCACCTCCCGACCGGGATCGTGGTCACCTGCCAGAACGAACGCTCCCAGCTGCAGAACAAGGCGCGCGCGATGCAGGTGCTCGCGGCGCGTCTCAGGGCCGCCGCGGAGGAGGCCGCGCAGGCCGAGGCGGCGGAGGACCGGCACAACCAGATCCGGACCGTCGACCGTTCCGAGCGGATCCGCACATACAACTTCCCCGAGAACCGGATCGCAGACCATCGCATCGGTTTCAAGGCCCACAACCTCGACGCGGTCCTCGACGGTGAGCTGGGACCGTTGCTCGACGCGCTGGGCCAGGCGGACCGTGACGCGCGGGTGCAGGCGGAATGA
- the rho gene encoding transcription termination factor Rho has translation MTDTELINTAGAAQGDSRARGRDKSAVSSMLLPELKALAVQLGIKGTSGMRKGQLLAAIQEHQAGGGNAKTTAPAGRRKAAAPAAAATETRGGEASAIVAPANNRPGETAPAGSGAADGGDRQKPESAAPEASARGERQGDRPDVTGGDKSARGRGGESGGRGEGNGRSGDDDGNRRDRGGQSRRGGRDNRGGDNRGGDNRGGDNRGGDKKGNDNRGGDKNSENQGGNSGNQGGNSGNQGGGRNRGQGDGDGGGRRGRRFRERRRGRDRGDRGGDVEVRDDDVLQPVAGIIDVLDNYAFVRTSGYLPGSNDVYVSMNMVRKNGLRRGDAITGAVRVPRDNDHQNQRQKFNPLVRLDTVNGSDVETAKARPEFSKLTPLYPNQRLRLETEPNQLTTRVIDLIMPIGKGQRALIVSPPKAGKTTVLQSIANAIATNNPECYLMVVLVDERPEEVTDMQRSVRGEVIASTFDRPPSDHTAVAELAIERAKRLVESGKDVVVLLDSITRLGRAYNNSSPASGRILSGGVDSTALYPPKRFLGAARNIEHGGSLTIIATAMVETGSQGDTVIFEEFKGTGNAELKLDRKIAERRVFPAVDINPSGTRRDDLLLAPEEAAVVHKLRRVMSGLDSQQAIDVLMEQLKKSRTNYEFLMQVSKTALGAAPE, from the coding sequence GTGACCGATACGGAACTCATCAACACCGCAGGCGCCGCGCAAGGCGATTCCCGTGCGCGTGGCCGCGACAAGTCCGCGGTGTCGTCCATGCTTCTTCCGGAGTTGAAGGCGCTGGCCGTCCAGCTGGGGATCAAGGGCACGTCGGGTATGCGCAAGGGGCAGCTGCTCGCGGCGATCCAGGAACACCAGGCCGGAGGCGGGAACGCCAAGACCACCGCACCGGCCGGCCGACGCAAGGCGGCGGCACCCGCAGCCGCTGCCACCGAGACTCGAGGCGGGGAGGCGTCGGCGATCGTGGCCCCGGCGAACAACCGGCCCGGGGAGACGGCTCCGGCCGGCAGTGGCGCGGCAGACGGCGGCGATCGGCAGAAGCCGGAATCGGCGGCGCCCGAGGCGTCGGCGCGTGGCGAAAGGCAGGGGGATCGGCCCGACGTCACCGGTGGCGACAAGTCTGCACGCGGCCGCGGCGGCGAGTCCGGCGGTCGTGGCGAGGGAAACGGCCGCAGCGGCGACGACGACGGCAATCGCCGGGACCGCGGCGGGCAATCGCGTCGCGGCGGTCGTGACAACCGCGGCGGCGACAACCGCGGCGGCGACAACCGCGGCGGCGACAACCGCGGCGGCGACAAGAAGGGCAACGACAACCGCGGCGGCGACAAGAACTCCGAGAACCAGGGCGGGAACTCCGGCAACCAGGGCGGGAACTCCGGTAACCAAGGCGGGGGTCGTAACCGTGGCCAGGGTGACGGCGACGGTGGCGGCCGTCGTGGTCGCCGGTTCCGTGAGCGCAGGCGCGGGCGCGACCGCGGTGACCGCGGCGGTGATGTCGAGGTGCGCGATGACGATGTGCTGCAGCCCGTGGCCGGCATCATCGACGTACTGGACAACTACGCATTCGTGCGCACGTCGGGTTACCTCCCGGGGTCCAACGACGTGTACGTGTCGATGAACATGGTGCGTAAGAACGGGCTGCGCCGCGGCGACGCCATCACCGGTGCCGTCCGCGTCCCGCGCGACAACGATCACCAGAATCAGCGCCAGAAGTTCAATCCGCTGGTGCGGCTGGACACGGTCAACGGTTCCGACGTCGAGACGGCGAAGGCGCGTCCGGAGTTCTCCAAGCTCACGCCGCTGTACCCCAATCAACGGCTGCGTCTGGAGACCGAACCGAACCAGCTGACGACCCGGGTCATCGACCTGATCATGCCGATCGGCAAGGGGCAGCGCGCCCTGATCGTCAGCCCGCCGAAGGCCGGCAAGACGACAGTCCTTCAGAGCATCGCCAACGCGATCGCGACGAACAACCCCGAGTGCTATCTGATGGTGGTGCTCGTCGACGAACGGCCAGAGGAAGTCACCGACATGCAGCGGTCGGTGCGCGGCGAGGTCATCGCCTCGACCTTCGACCGGCCGCCTTCGGATCACACGGCCGTGGCGGAGCTCGCCATCGAACGGGCGAAGCGCCTGGTCGAATCCGGTAAAGACGTCGTGGTGCTGCTGGACTCGATCACGCGGCTCGGACGTGCCTACAACAACTCGTCGCCCGCATCGGGCCGCATCCTGTCCGGCGGCGTCGATTCGACGGCGCTGTACCCGCCCAAGCGGTTCCTCGGCGCGGCGCGCAACATCGAGCACGGCGGGTCGCTGACGATCATCGCCACGGCGATGGTCGAGACCGGGTCGCAGGGTGACACGGTGATCTTCGAGGAGTTCAAGGGCACCGGCAACGCCGAACTCAAACTGGACCGGAAGATCGCGGAGCGACGCGTGTTCCCCGCCGTCGACATCAACCCCTCGGGCACTCGCAGGGACGACCTTCTCCTGGCTCCAGAGGAGGCCGCGGTGGTGCACAAGCTGCGCCGCGTGATGTCCGGGCTCGATTCGCAGCAGGCCATCGACGTCCTGATGGAACAGCTGAAGAAGAGCAGGACGAACTACGAGTTCCTCATGCAGGTCTCGAAGACCGCACTCGGGGCCGCCCCCGAGTGA
- a CDS encoding homoserine dehydrogenase, with translation MAHREIGVAVLGLGNVGSEVVRILRSASADFEARVGAPLVLRGVAVRSLGPDRGVPEDLLTTDAQGLVERDDVDIVVEVIGGIEPVRTLILTALQSGKSVVTANKALLADYTGELASAAKNADVDLYFEAAVAGAIPVVRPLMQSLAGDRVDRVVGIVNGTTNYILSAMDATGADYADSLADARSLGYAEADPTADVEGYDAAAKAAILASLAFHTRVTAADVYREGISAITAADLASARAVGCTVKLLAMCERVPGRPDVADGEDWVSARVYPALVPLTHPLANVDGAFNAVVVEAEAAGRLMFYGQGAGGGPTASSVLGDLVSAARNKVHGGKGPDESTYAGLRIGPMGDTPTRYHVFMEVTDRVGVLSAVAAEFSKHDVSISVVRQEDTEVGASLVVVTHMALESALRDTVAALENLEYVNAVTSVLRMEGTGE, from the coding sequence ATGGCCCACCGGGAAATCGGCGTGGCGGTACTCGGTCTCGGCAACGTCGGCAGCGAGGTCGTCCGCATCCTGCGCTCCGCGTCCGCGGACTTCGAGGCGCGTGTCGGCGCGCCGTTGGTGCTACGTGGCGTCGCGGTGCGCAGCCTCGGGCCGGATCGCGGCGTGCCAGAGGACCTGCTCACCACGGATGCGCAGGGACTCGTGGAGAGGGACGACGTCGATATCGTCGTCGAAGTGATCGGCGGCATCGAGCCGGTCCGCACACTCATCCTCACGGCGTTGCAGTCCGGCAAGTCCGTCGTCACCGCGAACAAGGCGTTGCTGGCGGATTACACGGGTGAACTGGCGTCGGCGGCCAAGAACGCGGACGTCGACCTGTACTTCGAAGCCGCCGTTGCGGGCGCGATCCCGGTGGTACGACCGCTGATGCAGTCGCTCGCCGGGGACCGCGTGGACCGCGTCGTCGGAATCGTCAACGGCACAACCAATTACATCCTGTCGGCCATGGACGCCACGGGCGCCGACTACGCGGACTCGCTCGCGGACGCGCGCAGCCTCGGATACGCGGAGGCGGATCCCACGGCCGATGTGGAGGGCTACGACGCCGCGGCCAAGGCTGCGATCCTGGCGTCGCTCGCGTTCCACACCCGCGTCACCGCTGCAGACGTCTACCGCGAGGGCATCTCCGCCATCACCGCAGCTGATCTCGCTTCCGCGCGTGCGGTGGGGTGCACCGTGAAGCTGCTCGCGATGTGCGAGCGGGTCCCCGGTCGGCCCGACGTCGCGGACGGCGAGGACTGGGTGTCCGCGCGCGTGTACCCGGCTCTCGTGCCATTGACGCATCCGCTCGCCAACGTGGACGGCGCGTTCAACGCCGTGGTCGTCGAGGCGGAAGCGGCGGGCCGGCTCATGTTCTACGGGCAGGGGGCGGGCGGCGGACCCACCGCGTCCTCCGTGCTGGGCGACCTCGTCAGCGCCGCGCGCAACAAGGTGCACGGCGGCAAGGGCCCGGACGAGTCCACCTACGCCGGGCTGCGGATCGGCCCGATGGGCGATACGCCCACCCGCTACCACGTGTTCATGGAGGTCACCGACAGGGTCGGCGTGCTTTCCGCGGTGGCGGCAGAATTCTCCAAGCATGATGTGAGCATCTCGGTGGTGCGGCAAGAGGACACCGAGGTCGGCGCATCGCTCGTCGTCGTCACCCACATGGCGCTCGAGTCCGCGCTCCGTGACACCGTGGCCGCGCTGGAGAACCTCGAGTATGTCAACGCTGTCACGAGCGTGCTGCGAATGGAAGGCACCGGAGAATGA
- a CDS encoding long-chain fatty acid--CoA ligase, with translation MLSTMQEAPLSIAQLLRYGSTVHSEAQVVTWTDDGSRSASYAEVGRRCARLAHALRGLGVTGDQRVGTFMWNNQEHLEAYLGIPAMGAVLHTLNIRLFPDQLVHVVNHAADHVILVDATLIPLLAPRLAEFTTVRHIVVSGAQTPEIDLPDGMTVHSWEQLIADEPDDFDWPELDERTAAAMCYTSGTTGDPKGVAYSHRSIWLHSMSVCMTDGMGLKQGDLALAIVPQFHAMSWGMPYAAFMIGASLLMPDRFLQPAPLAQMIAEVRPNFAAAVPAIWQGLLHHLEDHDDDVSSMKLVVVGGSAVPPSLMHAFEEQYGIKVLHAWGMTETSPLGSVANPPAAAEGEDAWRYRYTQGRFPAAVEARLVDDDGAIVPKDGESVGELEVRGPWIAGAYYGVDAADKFDDGWLRTGDVGKITADGYLTLTDRSKDIIKSGGEWISSVDLENLVMGHPDVLEAAVIGVPDEKWDERPLVAVVLREGSDTTPRTLQDFMAGSIAKWQLPENWARITEVPKTSVGKFDKKRLRADFQAGDLEVERI, from the coding sequence ATGCTCAGCACGATGCAGGAGGCCCCGCTCTCGATCGCGCAACTTCTGCGCTACGGAAGCACCGTCCACAGTGAAGCCCAGGTGGTCACGTGGACGGACGACGGCTCCCGCAGCGCAAGCTACGCCGAGGTCGGTCGCCGCTGTGCTCGGCTCGCGCACGCGCTCCGCGGTCTCGGGGTCACCGGCGACCAGCGCGTCGGCACCTTCATGTGGAACAACCAGGAGCATCTCGAGGCCTACCTGGGCATCCCGGCCATGGGCGCCGTGCTGCACACGCTCAACATCCGCTTGTTTCCGGACCAGTTGGTGCACGTGGTGAACCATGCCGCGGACCACGTCATCCTGGTCGACGCCACCTTGATTCCGTTGCTGGCACCGCGGCTCGCCGAGTTCACGACCGTGCGGCACATCGTCGTCAGCGGTGCGCAGACTCCGGAGATCGATCTCCCCGACGGGATGACGGTGCACAGTTGGGAGCAGCTCATCGCCGACGAGCCGGACGACTTCGACTGGCCCGAACTCGACGAGCGGACGGCTGCAGCCATGTGCTACACCTCCGGGACCACGGGCGACCCCAAGGGCGTCGCATATTCGCACCGGTCCATCTGGCTGCATTCGATGTCGGTCTGCATGACGGACGGCATGGGGCTCAAGCAGGGGGACCTCGCACTCGCGATCGTGCCGCAGTTCCACGCCATGTCCTGGGGAATGCCATATGCAGCGTTCATGATCGGCGCGTCGCTTCTGATGCCGGACCGCTTCCTGCAGCCGGCCCCGCTCGCGCAGATGATCGCCGAAGTCCGCCCGAACTTCGCTGCCGCCGTCCCAGCGATCTGGCAGGGGCTGCTGCATCACCTCGAGGACCACGATGACGACGTCTCGTCGATGAAGCTCGTGGTCGTCGGCGGTTCGGCCGTGCCCCCGTCTCTGATGCATGCCTTCGAGGAGCAGTACGGGATCAAAGTGCTCCACGCCTGGGGGATGACGGAGACGTCCCCGCTCGGATCCGTCGCCAACCCGCCGGCCGCCGCGGAGGGCGAAGACGCGTGGCGGTACCGGTACACGCAGGGCCGCTTCCCGGCCGCAGTGGAGGCGCGCCTGGTCGATGACGACGGCGCCATCGTTCCGAAGGACGGCGAGTCGGTGGGCGAGCTCGAAGTGCGGGGGCCGTGGATCGCGGGCGCGTACTACGGCGTCGACGCGGCGGACAAGTTCGACGACGGCTGGCTGCGGACGGGCGACGTCGGGAAGATCACCGCCGACGGGTACCTCACCCTCACGGACAGGTCCAAGGACATCATCAAGTCCGGAGGCGAGTGGATCTCGTCCGTCGACCTGGAGAACCTCGTCATGGGGCATCCGGATGTCCTGGAGGCCGCCGTGATCGGTGTCCCCGACGAGAAGTGGGACGAGCGGCCGCTGGTGGCCGTGGTGCTTCGAGAGGGATCGGACACCACGCCGAGAACGCTGCAGGACTTCATGGCCGGAAGCATTGCCAAGTGGCAGCTGCCGGAGAACTGGGCCCGGATCACCGAAGTGCCCAAGACCTCGGTGGGCAAGTTCGACAAGAAGCGTCTGCGCGCCGATTTCCAGGCCGGGGACCTCGAGGTGGAGCGCATCTGA
- the thrB gene encoding homoserine kinase, with translation MTEVLPQGVRSRVRVPASSANLGPGFDSLGLALGIDDEIEVSTTASGLDVHVEGEGAGEVSLSSSHLVVRAVERGLDAAGIWATGLRVGCRNAIPHSRGLGSSAAAVVGGLVAANELVAGTFPEHRLTDEQLLQLASEFEGHPDNAAACIFGGATVSWSDHCGPDRRYSTAPLAVHPDIRAHVFVPTTRSSTSAARGLLPEQVPHTAAAFNAGRSALMVVALTQRPDLLLEGTEDLLHQPYRAEAMPESAQLVAALRERGIAAAISGAGPTVLALSTEQPGAAEAGLARGLGMAMRSVGVARGAARV, from the coding sequence ATGACCGAGGTTCTCCCGCAGGGTGTGCGGTCGCGGGTGAGGGTGCCCGCGTCCAGCGCGAACCTCGGCCCGGGGTTCGATTCTCTGGGTCTCGCACTCGGGATCGACGACGAGATCGAGGTCTCCACCACCGCGTCCGGTCTGGACGTGCATGTCGAGGGGGAGGGGGCGGGGGAAGTGTCCCTCAGCTCCTCACACCTCGTCGTCCGCGCGGTCGAGCGCGGTCTCGACGCGGCAGGCATCTGGGCGACCGGACTCCGTGTCGGGTGCCGCAACGCGATTCCGCACTCGCGGGGCCTGGGCTCGTCGGCGGCTGCGGTCGTCGGGGGGCTCGTCGCCGCCAACGAACTCGTCGCCGGGACCTTCCCGGAACACCGGTTGACGGACGAGCAGCTGCTGCAACTGGCCTCCGAGTTCGAGGGGCACCCGGACAACGCCGCAGCCTGCATTTTCGGCGGGGCCACAGTGTCCTGGTCGGACCACTGCGGCCCGGACCGCCGGTATTCGACCGCGCCGCTCGCCGTACACCCGGATATCCGCGCGCACGTGTTCGTGCCGACGACGCGGTCATCGACATCCGCGGCGCGGGGGTTGCTGCCGGAACAGGTCCCGCACACCGCCGCCGCGTTCAATGCGGGGCGTTCGGCACTCATGGTGGTGGCCCTGACGCAGCGGCCGGATCTGCTGCTCGAGGGCACCGAGGACCTCCTGCACCAGCCGTACCGCGCCGAGGCGATGCCGGAGTCGGCGCAGCTGGTGGCGGCCCTGCGAGAGCGTGGCATCGCCGCGGCGATCTCCGGGGCCGGCCCCACTGTGCTGGCGCTGAGCACCGAGCAACCGGGGGCGGCGGAGGCCGGGCTGGCGCGCGGCCTCGGGATGGCGATGCGATCGGTCGGAGTGGCGCGCGGTGCCGCCCGCGTCTGA